The following proteins are encoded in a genomic region of Gimesia algae:
- a CDS encoding leucine-rich repeat domain-containing protein, translated as MKLKHKPKTLAILCVLFSLVLLVFTFSSSMFSYLKRVRVVENLTSLYSMGAVEEEGSDSLPRHYLVYTPKTGLLSRLKIMSPIGMADTVSQISYDIESSEKALPESIDTFTEVQSLTLSNISLTSREALIIGKLNNISSITFYNCDLSIQFCSNFPSKNKLSEIRIYESTASPSSMSALLRRTPDLSTLSISKNNQTSELLKNAQALPLESLSLRRCSIDQESLLLISKIQTLKHLDLRDNKLPTRSFEFLATLPKIWGIDIRKTTFSPNELADLSTSESLTAIWISGQKITTNDLNSLFKIRTLQQITAVLPTKEPHPKSHKDVKVIIRRYDYDTANE; from the coding sequence ATGAAATTAAAGCACAAACCAAAGACTCTTGCCATTCTTTGTGTTTTATTCTCTTTGGTTTTACTCGTTTTCACTTTTAGCTCAAGCATGTTTTCCTACCTAAAGCGTGTCAGAGTTGTAGAAAATTTGACCTCACTTTATAGCATGGGAGCTGTTGAAGAAGAAGGATCTGATTCTTTACCCAGACATTATCTCGTTTATACTCCCAAAACTGGATTACTGAGTCGCCTAAAAATAATGTCACCCATCGGAATGGCTGATACCGTTTCACAGATATCATATGATATTGAGTCTTCAGAAAAAGCCCTTCCAGAGTCGATCGACACTTTTACTGAGGTACAATCTCTTACGCTAAGTAATATTAGCCTCACTTCAAGAGAGGCATTGATTATAGGAAAGTTAAATAATATTTCATCGATCACATTTTATAACTGTGATTTATCAATCCAATTTTGCAGCAACTTTCCAAGTAAGAATAAATTATCCGAAATTAGAATCTACGAATCAACAGCCAGTCCTAGTAGTATGTCCGCCTTATTACGTCGCACCCCTGATTTGAGCACTCTTTCCATTAGTAAGAATAATCAAACATCTGAATTACTAAAGAATGCTCAAGCGCTACCTCTTGAATCATTAAGTCTAAGACGATGCTCAATTGACCAAGAATCTCTATTGTTGATCAGTAAAATTCAAACACTCAAACACTTAGACTTAAGAGACAACAAGTTACCGACTCGCAGTTTCGAATTTCTAGCGACTCTTCCTAAAATATGGGGTATTGATATAAGGAAAACGACATTTTCTCCCAATGAATTAGCTGATCTTTCAACTTCAGAATCACTTACAGCGATTTGGATAAGCGGGCAAAAAATAACCACAAATGATTTGAATTCACTTTTTAAAATCAGAACCCTCCAACAGATAACTGCCGTACTTCCCACTAAAGAGCCTCATCCAAAATCTCACAAAGACGTAAAGGTTATTATTAGGAGATATGATTATGACACTGCTAATGAATAA
- a CDS encoding transposase, with translation MGRPKRAAQAGYIYHVLNRANARMTIFETDEDYAAFERILSEAVEQFQMRLLSYCLMPNHWHLVVYPSEDGQLSRFTGWLTLTHTQRWHAHRKSTGSGHVYQGRFKSFPIQEDEHFYTVCRYVERNALTAKLVKRAEDWRWGSLYHWNQGTTEPQPLLSPWPQRRKPGWLEHVNQCLTDHEAQALTRSIQRGAPFGDKEWTEKTVQQLDLGSTLKPRGRPRKADKGS, from the coding sequence ATGGGACGACCAAAACGCGCTGCCCAGGCAGGATATATTTATCATGTGCTGAACCGAGCAAATGCCCGGATGACGATATTTGAGACGGACGAAGACTACGCCGCATTCGAGCGGATCTTGTCGGAAGCGGTCGAGCAGTTCCAAATGCGGCTGCTCAGTTATTGCTTGATGCCCAACCATTGGCATCTGGTCGTTTATCCGAGTGAAGACGGCCAGCTCTCCCGCTTCACAGGCTGGCTCACGTTGACTCATACTCAACGCTGGCACGCCCATCGCAAGAGCACCGGCTCCGGCCACGTTTACCAGGGACGGTTCAAATCATTCCCGATCCAGGAGGACGAGCACTTCTATACGGTGTGCCGTTATGTCGAACGAAATGCGTTAACGGCGAAACTGGTAAAGCGGGCTGAAGACTGGCGTTGGGGCAGCCTGTATCACTGGAATCAGGGAACAACCGAACCGCAGCCTCTGCTATCTCCCTGGCCACAGAGACGCAAACCGGGCTGGCTTGAACATGTTAACCAGTGTCTGACTGATCACGAAGCACAGGCACTGACACGCAGTATCCAGCGCGGCGCCCCGTTTGGAGATAAAGAGTGGACCGAAAAAACAGTCCAACAACTAGACCTGGGAAGTACTTTAAAACCCCGAGGCAGGCCTCGAAAAGCAGATAAAGGTTCCTGA
- a CDS encoding leucine-rich repeat domain-containing protein → MMRSTTALSILLLFINLTSCKEIKPPAENNTAPLANETSQSTEPTVEVDMPEAEFPEPGTESVTKPKSSFIVPGKSGTVPTDAEIRAGVKMQSRNRKAAAELEKELGIKPRAGVPSFVTPQVNDAGECEALTLMGYIITDDVIRKISEMDALTINFSLNECEVTDEQIGQLANMKSLKSLRSIEFSSAPLTGSSLGMLKGCDKLEVLSLSGCPNLTIDQLPPLPALTKLNLLECRMVTDKDIPKLASMKNLETLNLYNTSITPAGIAKLKELLPNCKISHN, encoded by the coding sequence ATGATGAGATCCACGACTGCGCTTTCAATTTTACTTCTATTCATCAATCTGACCAGTTGCAAGGAAATAAAACCGCCTGCTGAAAATAACACAGCGCCTCTTGCCAATGAAACCAGTCAGAGTACCGAACCAACGGTTGAAGTCGATATGCCGGAAGCAGAGTTCCCGGAACCAGGGACAGAATCAGTCACCAAACCCAAATCATCATTCATTGTACCTGGAAAATCAGGAACTGTACCAACCGATGCTGAAATACGGGCGGGGGTTAAAATGCAAAGCAGGAATCGAAAAGCAGCTGCTGAACTGGAGAAAGAACTGGGGATCAAACCCCGAGCAGGAGTTCCCAGTTTTGTGACACCACAAGTAAATGATGCAGGCGAGTGTGAAGCACTTACCCTGATGGGATACATCATCACAGATGACGTAATACGAAAAATCTCGGAAATGGATGCGTTAACGATTAACTTTTCGCTCAACGAATGTGAGGTCACGGATGAGCAGATCGGTCAACTCGCGAATATGAAATCTCTGAAGTCATTGAGATCCATTGAATTTAGCAGCGCTCCACTCACTGGGAGCAGTCTCGGGATGCTGAAAGGTTGTGACAAACTGGAAGTCCTTAGTCTGAGTGGTTGCCCCAACCTGACAATCGATCAACTTCCCCCTCTCCCCGCCTTGACGAAGCTCAACCTGTTAGAATGCAGGATGGTCACCGACAAAGACATTCCCAAACTGGCGTCAATGAAGAATCTCGAAACTTTGAACTTGTATAATACATCAATCACTCCCGCTGGAATCGCAAAATTAAAGGAGCTGCTCCCCAATTGCAAAATCTCTCATAATTAG
- a CDS encoding NPCBM/NEW2 domain-containing protein — MCVRRLVFGLILLTLCISPSPSLWAWGKGHRLIRLWAVARLPEWQTELIGQENLTRLCRDYTSLQDKHAGGKAPQLDPYCLVPGVRLSLHDVNPPTQSATAIQWYLEQIADNLQAGKTDEAMKFLGVLCHWNEDPGCPSAHSSPVTELQLKTLLPPPKDKARLNYLFGAGGFMDSGDYQLADEKYTPQLLGRTRNEAALRIYEHQKLLRHHAAAHIIPIVQDTMQGDGTKADEHRAAAALANGRHTADVIFTAICLATDHIDDQEFHFEEQPLTDWLPDFRGRMIPHPYYVKPFLVNQAMDAKRQLHPLKINTTEYETGYGMGTPFELDFVLAPGSVFSRFTCDVGLHPTAGKNGAVIFAVVANGKELVRTKPIRVGDEPIKLDVPLPPSEVLKLSLKTIADESSEASHNLAVWGTPMLKTE, encoded by the coding sequence ATGTGCGTGCGTCGTCTTGTTTTTGGATTGATTCTCCTGACCTTGTGCATTTCTCCGTCGCCTTCTCTCTGGGCCTGGGGGAAAGGTCATCGGCTGATTCGGCTCTGGGCGGTGGCACGACTGCCGGAATGGCAAACTGAATTGATTGGCCAGGAGAATCTCACCCGTCTCTGTCGGGACTACACGTCGCTGCAGGATAAACATGCCGGCGGAAAAGCGCCCCAGTTGGATCCCTATTGCCTGGTGCCGGGCGTGCGGCTGTCGCTGCATGATGTCAACCCACCGACGCAGAGTGCGACTGCCATTCAATGGTATCTGGAGCAAATCGCCGACAACCTGCAGGCCGGCAAAACGGATGAGGCGATGAAATTCCTGGGAGTGCTCTGCCACTGGAACGAAGATCCCGGTTGTCCCTCTGCGCACAGCAGCCCTGTCACAGAGTTGCAGCTCAAAACGCTGCTGCCCCCTCCGAAAGATAAAGCACGCCTCAATTATCTGTTTGGGGCGGGGGGCTTCATGGATTCCGGCGATTATCAACTGGCGGACGAAAAATACACGCCCCAACTGCTGGGACGGACGCGGAACGAAGCGGCGCTGCGGATCTATGAGCATCAGAAGCTGTTGCGTCATCATGCCGCGGCGCACATCATTCCCATCGTGCAGGACACGATGCAGGGAGACGGGACCAAAGCGGACGAGCACCGGGCGGCAGCGGCCCTGGCCAACGGACGCCACACAGCGGATGTGATCTTTACCGCGATCTGCCTGGCGACCGATCACATTGACGATCAGGAGTTTCACTTCGAGGAACAGCCACTGACCGACTGGCTGCCTGATTTCCGGGGGCGGATGATTCCCCACCCGTATTACGTGAAACCGTTCCTGGTGAATCAGGCGATGGATGCAAAGCGGCAACTGCATCCCCTGAAGATTAACACGACCGAATACGAAACCGGTTATGGAATGGGGACCCCGTTTGAACTGGACTTCGTCCTGGCCCCGGGGAGCGTTTTCTCGCGTTTCACCTGCGACGTCGGACTACATCCCACCGCCGGAAAGAACGGGGCGGTTATATTCGCGGTCGTCGCGAACGGCAAGGAACTGGTGCGCACTAAACCGATTCGCGTGGGTGATGAACCAATCAAACTGGACGTCCCCTTGCCCCCGTCTGAGGTACTGAAACTCTCTTTGAAGACCATCGCGGATGAAAGTTCTGAAGCCAGCCATAACCTGGCCGTCTGGGGGACGCCGATGTTGAAGACTGAGTAA
- a CDS encoding MFS transporter has product MTKTTQQETPPAEIDGERHATPPAERLSKSMTLLLATTVGMVVGNMYYMQPLLGLIAIDLGLTEGEVGSAATLSLIGQSVGMLLILPLGDIFNRRPLILISVFLSICALLQVGTAHGVVSLSLACLALGLATTGTHMTISLAASLASPEQRGQVVGTVVGGLLTGLLLCRTISGFLGKLIDWQSIYFIAAGMLVCLFILLWRYLPSTTPQIHMPYFRLLTSMWKIFRSEPVLRESCLFGSMSMAAFCAFWMTLAFHLERPPLNYGSDVTGMLGLLAIGGAIAAGITGRLADRFGARPIIGLFQLFTLSSFGIFYLWGESLLGLGIGVVVMDLGIQAVHVGNQSRIYSLAPEERNRLGTIYIVTYFAGGSLGAAGSVWSWTHYGWSGVCAISALFLVVSTLYWGFTVRRYAD; this is encoded by the coding sequence ATGACGAAAACAACGCAACAGGAGACCCCGCCTGCCGAGATAGACGGAGAGAGACATGCCACTCCTCCCGCTGAACGCTTAAGTAAAAGTATGACGCTGCTCCTGGCGACGACGGTCGGCATGGTGGTCGGCAACATGTATTACATGCAGCCTCTGCTGGGGTTGATCGCCATTGACCTGGGACTGACCGAAGGGGAAGTCGGCAGCGCCGCTACTTTAAGTCTGATTGGCCAGTCCGTGGGGATGCTGCTGATCCTGCCCCTGGGCGATATTTTCAACCGCCGTCCCCTGATCCTGATTTCGGTCTTCCTTTCGATCTGCGCACTGCTGCAGGTCGGGACAGCTCACGGCGTCGTCTCGCTTTCGCTCGCCTGCCTCGCTTTGGGACTGGCGACCACAGGCACGCATATGACGATTTCCCTCGCCGCCAGTCTGGCCAGCCCCGAACAGCGCGGGCAGGTTGTCGGCACCGTGGTCGGCGGACTCCTGACCGGCCTGCTGCTCTGTCGAACCATCAGCGGATTCCTGGGAAAGCTGATCGACTGGCAGTCCATTTATTTCATCGCAGCAGGCATGCTCGTCTGTCTGTTCATTCTACTCTGGCGTTACCTTCCGAGTACCACGCCACAGATCCACATGCCCTACTTTCGCCTGCTGACCTCGATGTGGAAAATCTTCCGTTCGGAACCAGTACTACGTGAATCGTGTCTGTTCGGCAGTATGAGCATGGCCGCGTTCTGTGCCTTCTGGATGACGCTCGCCTTTCACCTCGAACGCCCCCCCTTGAATTACGGCAGTGACGTGACCGGCATGCTGGGACTGCTGGCCATCGGAGGTGCCATCGCCGCCGGCATCACTGGGCGACTGGCGGACCGGTTCGGGGCCCGGCCGATCATCGGTCTGTTCCAACTCTTCACCCTCTCCTCATTCGGCATTTTTTATCTCTGGGGAGAATCTCTGCTCGGATTGGGAATCGGCGTCGTGGTGATGGACCTGGGCATCCAGGCGGTCCACGTGGGCAATCAGTCGCGGATTTACAGCCTGGCCCCGGAGGAGCGCAATCGCCTGGGCACGATCTACATCGTCACCTACTTCGCCGGCGGATCGCTGGGCGCCGCGGGCAGCGTCTGGAGCTGGACCCATTACGGCTGGTCAGGCGTCTGTGCCATCAGCGCCCTGTTTCTGGTGGTCTCCACCCTCTACTGGGGTTTCACGGTACGACGGTATGCTGATTGA
- a CDS encoding outer membrane protein assembly factor BamB family protein, producing the protein MSLRIVVLLLLLFTMNLSAQDRWPGFLGAGTSAIKADSIPTSWSPEKHLEWKSDIPGYGQSSPVIWGDQVYVTSVEGPEKEKLHVVCYSLQSGKQLWDHIEPSTNPEKNSVYISRAAPTPVLDENGIYAYFESGDIVALSHEGKRKWAASLTKRYGAPQNKFGLSASPVQWQDRLMILIDDEGPSYLTAVSKADGSELWKTDRKSRASWSSPMLVPVGETFQVVCSSAGSVDGYDPQTGKQLWTYEQVGGNNKTSPVPAGNGQFLIGASPGREGDNNELAKKSNGLFEVKQQDQTWQPQFVWTNPSPVPSWATPIVYRGNAYWVNRVGVVYCFDAIDGKEVFTSRIKESCWATPVGLGDHIYFFGKNGVTTVLQAGNEFKVIAENELWTEDAPPVNNNPTAAEDSEERRRSAAMFSRPTLYGAGIVNGYLVLRTGSQLYCIH; encoded by the coding sequence ATGAGTCTGCGTATTGTCGTCTTGTTGTTACTGCTGTTCACAATGAACTTATCTGCCCAGGATCGCTGGCCCGGTTTTCTGGGTGCGGGAACCTCCGCCATCAAAGCCGATTCCATTCCCACCAGTTGGTCGCCTGAGAAACATTTGGAATGGAAATCCGACATTCCCGGCTATGGTCAGTCCAGCCCGGTCATCTGGGGAGATCAGGTATATGTCACTTCGGTCGAGGGACCAGAGAAAGAAAAACTGCACGTCGTCTGCTATTCGCTGCAGTCCGGCAAGCAGCTCTGGGATCATATAGAACCTTCGACTAATCCAGAGAAAAACAGCGTGTATATCAGCCGGGCGGCTCCCACTCCGGTTCTGGATGAGAATGGAATTTACGCCTACTTTGAAAGTGGCGATATCGTTGCGTTATCACATGAGGGAAAACGGAAGTGGGCGGCCTCGCTGACAAAACGTTACGGTGCCCCGCAGAATAAATTTGGACTGTCCGCCTCTCCGGTTCAATGGCAGGATCGACTGATGATTCTGATCGACGACGAAGGCCCTTCCTACCTGACCGCGGTCAGCAAAGCAGACGGCAGCGAATTATGGAAAACCGACCGCAAGAGCCGCGCGAGCTGGAGTTCGCCCATGCTGGTTCCGGTGGGCGAGACATTTCAGGTTGTCTGCAGTTCGGCCGGTTCTGTCGACGGCTACGATCCCCAGACGGGCAAACAGTTATGGACCTACGAGCAGGTGGGTGGCAACAACAAGACCAGCCCCGTCCCCGCCGGCAACGGACAATTTCTGATCGGTGCTTCCCCCGGACGTGAAGGCGATAACAACGAACTGGCGAAAAAATCCAACGGCCTGTTTGAAGTCAAACAGCAGGATCAGACCTGGCAGCCTCAGTTCGTCTGGACCAACCCGAGCCCGGTCCCTTCCTGGGCAACCCCCATCGTCTATCGCGGAAATGCGTACTGGGTGAACCGGGTCGGCGTGGTCTACTGCTTCGACGCGATTGACGGCAAGGAAGTTTTTACCAGCCGCATCAAGGAATCCTGCTGGGCCACACCGGTCGGGCTGGGAGATCACATTTACTTCTTTGGTAAAAACGGCGTCACCACCGTCCTGCAGGCGGGCAACGAATTCAAAGTCATCGCAGAAAACGAACTCTGGACCGAAGACGCCCCCCCGGTCAACAACAATCCGACTGCCGCCGAAGATTCAGAAGAACGCCGCCGTTCCGCCGCCATGTTCTCCCGCCCGACCCTCTATGGCGCGGGCATTGTGAACGGTTACCTGGTGCTGAGAACCGGCAGCCAGCTGTATTGCATTCATTAA
- a CDS encoding ferredoxin family protein yields the protein MAYVVTAACSGCKYTDCVVVCPCECFREGDQMLYIDPEECIDCDACRTECPVDAIYYEDDVPDQLREYIQLNAEMAAKTPPITERKAPLK from the coding sequence ATGGCCTACGTTGTGACCGCCGCCTGCTCTGGCTGCAAATATACAGACTGCGTTGTCGTCTGCCCCTGCGAATGCTTCCGCGAAGGAGACCAGATGCTTTACATCGATCCGGAGGAGTGCATTGACTGCGACGCGTGCCGCACCGAATGCCCTGTCGATGCCATTTATTACGAGGACGATGTCCCGGACCAGTTGCGGGAGTATATTCAGCTCAATGCAGAGATGGCGGCTAAGACTCCCCCCATTACTGAGAGGAAAGCCCCTTTAAAATGA
- a CDS encoding sigma-70 family RNA polymerase sigma factor, with amino-acid sequence MNSQELLQMYQAGQSEAATAIFDRYVARLIALARSRIGSKLGRRVDAEDIVQSAYRSFFVHASGDEYQLKETGDLWRLLASIALHKLYGQIEKHTAAKRSVHHEDPTDLATAAARTPEPSAGEVVAIIEELHTVIRDLPPEERMVLMASLQGQENPEISKSVNRSERTVRRLLANARRKIEQRLLPGVTTDVQSSTSVVEYEAPLLYSDYVLEQLLGSGGMGKVFRARVKGTKQKAAIKSLHKSRQSDRRAVAQFVKEAQLLTRLHHANIVRVEGLGRFPGGGYFMVMDYVEGIDLQSQLDVQPFSIKAALGILKNVTDAISYAHDKGIIHCDLKPGNILQDKNGNVLVTDFGFAFLIANGATVENSIGGTAGFIAPEILSHQSLPTPATDIYSLGVLLWTLITGRLPEKPFIHRSREMELKPVFRVVKRCLSDDPRKRYQTITELQQELMAIQ; translated from the coding sequence TTGAATTCACAAGAGCTGCTGCAGATGTACCAGGCGGGCCAGAGCGAAGCGGCGACTGCCATTTTTGACCGCTATGTCGCCAGGCTCATCGCCCTGGCGCGCAGCCGCATTGGCTCCAAACTGGGTCGTCGCGTCGACGCCGAGGACATCGTACAATCGGCCTATCGCAGTTTTTTTGTGCATGCCAGTGGTGATGAGTACCAGCTGAAGGAGACAGGTGATCTGTGGCGGCTGCTGGCCAGCATCGCACTTCACAAGCTGTATGGTCAGATTGAAAAACATACGGCGGCCAAAAGAAGCGTCCACCATGAAGATCCCACAGACCTCGCCACTGCAGCAGCGAGGACGCCGGAACCGTCGGCAGGGGAAGTTGTCGCGATCATTGAAGAACTGCACACGGTGATCAGAGATCTTCCACCGGAAGAACGTATGGTCCTGATGGCCAGTCTCCAGGGTCAAGAGAACCCGGAGATCAGTAAATCCGTCAACAGATCAGAAAGAACGGTCCGCAGATTACTGGCAAACGCTCGGCGGAAGATTGAACAACGACTATTGCCTGGTGTCACCACCGATGTTCAATCCTCAACGTCCGTGGTGGAGTACGAGGCTCCCCTGCTCTATTCGGATTATGTTCTGGAGCAGCTTTTGGGTTCAGGTGGCATGGGAAAAGTATTCCGAGCCAGAGTAAAAGGTACAAAACAGAAGGCAGCCATCAAGTCGCTCCACAAATCACGTCAGTCCGATCGCCGCGCGGTGGCCCAGTTCGTCAAAGAGGCACAGCTGCTTACCAGGTTGCATCACGCCAATATTGTACGCGTCGAGGGACTCGGTCGATTCCCGGGAGGTGGATATTTTATGGTCATGGATTATGTGGAGGGCATCGACCTGCAGTCTCAACTGGACGTACAACCGTTTTCCATCAAAGCAGCGCTGGGCATTCTCAAAAATGTGACGGACGCAATCAGCTACGCGCACGACAAGGGAATCATTCACTGCGACCTCAAACCGGGAAATATTCTGCAGGACAAAAATGGTAATGTTCTGGTAACCGATTTCGGGTTCGCATTCCTGATCGCCAATGGTGCTACTGTGGAAAACAGCATTGGAGGCACAGCGGGATTTATCGCTCCAGAGATATTGAGCCACCAGAGTCTGCCCACACCGGCAACAGACATTTACAGCCTGGGCGTACTTTTATGGACGCTGATCACAGGCAGACTGCCCGAGAAACCGTTCATACACCGCAGTAGGGAAATGGAACTGAAACCCGTTTTCCGTGTGGTAAAACGCTGTCTCTCCGATGATCCCCGGAAACGCTATCAGACAATCACCGAATTACAGCAGGAACTGATGGCGATACAATGA
- a CDS encoding sulfatase/phosphatase domain-containing protein, translating to MPVLFRLNGPEHAQGRTLDTPINSEDLMPTLLGLCELKIPASVEGLDYSGYLRGDENPSDGATVITCPAPFGEWKRSRGGKEYRGLRTTRYTYVRDLKGPGLLYDNQADPFQQQNLCNDPGIAQVQAELNALLNKKLAAQNDQFLPGSKYVAKFGNKVDPKTETVPNTN from the coding sequence GTGCCGGTGCTGTTCCGGTTGAATGGACCGGAGCACGCTCAAGGTCGCACTCTCGATACTCCCATCAATTCCGAAGACTTGATGCCGACACTGCTGGGTCTTTGCGAACTCAAGATCCCTGCCAGCGTCGAAGGGCTGGACTATAGCGGTTATCTGCGTGGCGATGAAAATCCTTCCGACGGTGCGACAGTCATCACCTGCCCTGCCCCCTTCGGTGAATGGAAGCGAAGTCGAGGCGGCAAAGAATACCGGGGCCTGCGAACTACCCGATACACTTACGTCCGCGATCTCAAAGGTCCCGGGCTGCTGTACGACAACCAGGCGGATCCTTTTCAGCAACAAAACCTCTGCAACGATCCAGGTATCGCACAAGTCCAGGCCGAACTCAATGCCCTGCTCAACAAAAAACTGGCTGCCCAGAATGACCAGTTTCTACCCGGCAGTAAGTACGTTGCAAAATTCGGAAACAAGGTCGATCCGAAAACAGAAACGGTGCCTAATACGAATTGA
- a CDS encoding N(4)-(beta-N-acetylglucosaminyl)-L-asparaginase yields MTNRRTFIKSAAGLGASFSLFANFKARAQERPAPRRPLILCSRGEEWAEKVLRPGWDVLEAGGDILDAVEKSAQVTELDPEDQSVGYGGLPNENGVVQLDASFMDGRTHNCGSVGALENIKTPSSVARLVMERTDHVHLVGEGARQFARAHGFKEENLLTDQSRKMWLRWKENLSDKDDWLPPQDGNYDLDKRPTGTINILALDNTGDLAGCTTTSGLFGKLPGRIGDSPIIGAGLYVDNEVGAAGATGRGEEILRTCGSFFVVEQMRAGKSPREACEALCQRIVKINGGADKVDFNDKIVAINKNGEAGCAAIRGRRDKPPQAAIITAAGIEIIEGSYLIET; encoded by the coding sequence ATGACAAATCGCAGAACTTTTATCAAATCGGCAGCGGGGCTGGGGGCTTCGTTTTCACTGTTCGCTAATTTCAAGGCACGTGCGCAGGAGAGACCCGCTCCCCGCCGTCCTCTGATTCTCTGCAGCCGCGGAGAAGAGTGGGCCGAAAAGGTGCTCCGGCCTGGCTGGGATGTGCTGGAAGCGGGAGGCGACATTCTTGATGCGGTCGAGAAATCGGCCCAGGTGACGGAACTGGATCCCGAAGATCAGTCCGTGGGATATGGCGGATTGCCGAATGAAAACGGGGTCGTGCAGCTTGATGCTTCGTTCATGGATGGCCGGACCCATAATTGCGGATCTGTCGGCGCGCTGGAGAATATCAAGACGCCGTCCTCTGTTGCCCGGCTGGTGATGGAGCGGACCGATCACGTTCATCTGGTCGGCGAAGGGGCCCGCCAGTTTGCCCGGGCACACGGATTTAAAGAAGAGAATCTGCTGACCGATCAATCGCGAAAGATGTGGCTCCGCTGGAAGGAGAACCTGAGCGACAAAGACGACTGGCTGCCTCCCCAAGACGGGAATTACGATCTCGACAAACGGCCAACGGGCACGATCAATATTCTGGCGCTGGACAACACGGGAGACCTGGCGGGCTGCACGACGACTTCGGGTCTGTTCGGCAAACTGCCGGGCCGGATTGGTGATTCTCCCATCATCGGCGCGGGATTGTACGTGGACAACGAAGTCGGAGCCGCAGGCGCGACAGGGCGGGGTGAAGAAATCCTGCGGACGTGTGGCAGCTTTTTCGTCGTCGAACAGATGCGGGCAGGCAAGAGCCCCCGCGAAGCGTGCGAGGCACTTTGCCAGCGGATTGTAAAGATCAACGGCGGCGCAGACAAAGTCGATTTCAACGACAAGATCGTCGCCATCAATAAAAATGGGGAAGCTGGCTGCGCGGCGATTCGCGGTCGGAGAGACAAGCCACCCCAAGCGGCCATTATTACTGCTGCGGGAATCGAAATCATCGAGGGTTCTTACCTGATTGAGACCTGA